The following coding sequences are from one Nicotiana tomentosiformis chromosome 3, ASM39032v3, whole genome shotgun sequence window:
- the LOC138907560 gene encoding serine/threonine-protein phosphatase 7 long form homolog: protein MEVPPLHPRPARLELLLLKGDHRSSHTWEGQLLAQTFRARRVYDMWGFLREHPLYPRIVRRLQGTSFYRIVEIGQLQLDWSLITTLIERWRPEKHTFHLSIGEVTITLQDVEVLYGLPVDGHPVALSNSIREYTGLHYMEMLQRLTGFQPLDETASVGASRLQLTPVRQHFEALHADITNDTPELHIYWYTRLLLLLMFVGVLFPNTSGNLVSLKFLHHLERLDDLHHYSWCATVLGYLYMQMYRASMGTQHDVAGFLPLLQVKT, encoded by the coding sequence atggaggttccgcctTTGCATCCCAGACCTGCCAGGCTAGAGCTACTATTGTTAAAGGGCGATCATAGGTCATCCCACACATGGGAGGGACAGTTACTGGCCCAGACGTTCCGCGCCAGGAGAGTATACGATATGTGGGGCTTCCTCAGGGAACACCCTCTCTATCCCCGTATAGTCAGACGCCTCCAGGGTACGAGTTTTTATAGGATTGTGGAGATCGGCCAATTACAGCTGGATTGGTCGTTGATCACGaccctgatagagcggtggcgaccggagaagCACACATTCCATTTGTCCATTGGTGAGGTCACTATCACGCTTCAGGACGTAGAGGTCCTGTATGGGCTGCCCGTTGATGGACACCCTGTTGCTTTGTCGAATTCCATCAGAGAGTATACAGGTTTGCACTACATGGAGATGCTGCAGCGGCTCACTGGTTTCCAGCCACTGGATGAGACTGCATCGGTTGGGGCCAGTCGTCTGCAGTTGACGCCCGTTCGGCAGCATTTTGAGGCATTGCACGCTGACATCACAAATGATACACCAGAGCTTCATATTTACTGGTACACGAGGTTGCTGTTGCTCCTTATGTTTGTAGGGgttttgttcccgaacacttcggggaacctagtcagcttgaaatttcttcatcatcttgagcggctagatgatttacatcaTTACAGCTGGTGTGCTACTGTTCTCGGTTACTTGTACATGCAGATGTaccgggcgagcatgggcacccagcaTGACGTTGCCGGATTTTTGCCgctgctgcaggtgaaaacatag